A region from the Rosa rugosa chromosome 6, drRosRugo1.1, whole genome shotgun sequence genome encodes:
- the LOC133713482 gene encoding uncharacterized protein LOC133713482, whose translation MFMLPYNSGDHWMLTLVDPEKGTAYFMDVLNRCLPTGDWMSIVDIAMRMYNAEKNKQSRCSVHWKNLAGIPPQPSNKECEYFIMRYMRDIIEDKDMSLFPSKWKRRGNSQYTQTDIDQVRNEWGKFVVNTCARVMK comes from the exons ATGTTCATGCTCCCATATAACTCGGG TGATCATTGGATGTTGACACTTGTTGATCCGGAGAAAGGAACCGCCTATTTTATGGACGTGCTGAATAGATGCTTACCTACAGGAGATTGGATGTCTATCGTGGATAT TGCTATGCGTATGTATAATGCTGAAAAGAATAAGCAAAGCCGATGTTCAGTCCATTGGAAAAATTTGGCT GGCATTCCTCCCCAACCTAGCAACAAGGAGTGCGAGTACTTTATCATGCGATACATGAGAGATATCATTGAGGATAAAGACATGTCATTGTTTCCTTCCAAG TGGAAGAGGAGAGGCAACAGCCAATACACCCAAACGGATATTGATCAAGTGCGAAATGAgtgggggaagtttgttgtcaacaCATGTGCACGAGTCATGAAGTAG